From Vibrio artabrorum, a single genomic window includes:
- the neuC gene encoding UDP-N-acetylglucosamine 2-epimerase yields MRKICVVTATRAEYGLLKSLLEDIQNDSALELQVISTGSHLSPEFGLTNQQILNDGFVVNKTVEILLSSDTPVGVSKSMGLAQISFSEAFDELKPDIVVVLGDRYELLPIVSAANIARIPVAHLSGGELTEGAIDELIRHAITKLSQLHFTAMDEYSTRVIQMGEQPERVFTVGEVGLDNLLRMQLMSKDEFENSISCKLKERNLLFTYHPETTQEIAEVERDFREILSALDTLEHTLIIFTKANADVGGRLINKLIDEYVAENTEKTIAFTSLGQLRYLSALQYMDAVVGNSSSGIVEAPSFKLATINIGNRQKGRVRANSTIDVSANKADLTSALAEIYTPEFKADLKHIINPYGCGNSSEKVVQTLKTVELSSLKTKQFHDVKY; encoded by the coding sequence ATGCGCAAGATATGTGTAGTCACGGCGACCAGAGCGGAATACGGATTGTTAAAGTCTCTACTGGAAGACATTCAAAATGATTCAGCACTTGAGCTTCAAGTTATATCAACAGGCAGCCATTTATCTCCAGAGTTTGGTTTAACGAATCAACAAATTCTTAATGATGGATTTGTCGTGAATAAGACAGTAGAAATCCTGCTTTCCTCGGATACTCCGGTTGGAGTGAGTAAGAGTATGGGTCTTGCGCAAATCAGCTTTTCAGAGGCGTTTGATGAGTTAAAGCCTGATATTGTTGTCGTATTAGGAGATCGTTATGAATTGCTCCCTATCGTTTCCGCGGCAAATATTGCTCGTATTCCAGTGGCGCATTTGAGTGGTGGCGAGCTTACAGAAGGTGCAATCGATGAGTTAATTCGTCATGCCATTACTAAGTTATCCCAACTACACTTTACTGCTATGGATGAGTATTCCACGCGAGTTATTCAGATGGGTGAACAGCCAGAACGTGTATTCACCGTTGGGGAAGTCGGCCTTGATAACTTACTTCGCATGCAGCTGATGTCGAAAGATGAGTTTGAAAATTCCATATCTTGTAAATTAAAAGAGCGGAATTTACTTTTCACTTATCATCCTGAAACGACACAAGAGATCGCAGAAGTCGAAAGAGATTTTAGAGAGATCCTTAGTGCATTAGACACTTTGGAACATACGTTAATCATCTTCACTAAGGCGAATGCTGACGTCGGTGGTCGATTGATAAATAAGTTGATAGATGAATATGTCGCAGAAAATACTGAAAAAACGATTGCATTTACCTCTTTAGGACAACTTCGTTACTTGTCAGCGTTACAGTATATGGATGCTGTAGTTGGAAATTCTTCGAGTGGAATTGTGGAAGCACCATCGTTTAAACTTGCAACAATTAATATTGGTAATCGTCAAAAAGGGCGTGTTCGGGCTAACAGCACTATCGATGTAAGTGCCAACAAGGCAGATCTAACCTCGGCATTGGCTGAAATTTATACTCCGGAATTTAAGGCTGATTTAAAGCATATAATAAACCCTTACGGATGTGGTAACAGCTCTGAAAAAGTGGTACAAACCCTTAAAACTGTTGAACTAAGTAGTTTGAAAACAAAGCAGTTTCATGATGTTAAGTACTGA
- the neuB gene encoding N-acetylneuraminate synthase — MTNKTFIIAEAGVNHNGDIDLAKKLIDAAVEAGVDAVKFQTWKTELLVTEDAQMAEYQVENTQREETQFEMLKRLELSYDDFAELKAYCDAKTITFMSTPDEEQSATFLDDLQDIFKIGSGELTNTPFLRHIASFKKPVILSTGMGYLYEVEHAISTLAEAGLSLEEITVLHATTDYPTSPEDVNLTAMLTIQKAFPGVTIGYSDHTLGIETPIAAVAIGAKVIEKHFTLDNKMEGPDHKASLEPHELSDMVTAIRNIEKAMGSGWKVPTKTEKANRDIVRKSIIAGKVISAGQVISADMLEIKRPGNGISPTRWDEVVNSIAKKDYQVGELI; from the coding sequence ATGACAAACAAAACTTTTATTATCGCAGAAGCAGGTGTTAACCATAATGGTGACATTGATTTAGCTAAGAAACTGATTGACGCGGCAGTAGAGGCTGGAGTTGATGCCGTAAAGTTCCAAACTTGGAAAACGGAGTTACTCGTCACTGAAGATGCTCAAATGGCTGAGTATCAAGTGGAGAATACTCAACGAGAAGAAACTCAATTTGAAATGCTGAAACGTCTTGAGTTGAGCTACGATGATTTTGCCGAGTTAAAAGCATACTGTGACGCGAAAACGATCACTTTTATGTCAACGCCTGATGAAGAACAGAGTGCAACGTTCCTTGATGATCTACAAGACATTTTCAAAATTGGCTCCGGGGAATTAACGAATACACCTTTCCTACGTCATATTGCTAGTTTTAAAAAACCCGTAATTCTCTCTACAGGAATGGGTTACTTATATGAAGTAGAGCATGCGATTAGCACACTTGCTGAAGCTGGTTTATCGCTTGAAGAGATTACCGTGCTTCACGCTACTACCGATTATCCGACATCACCAGAAGATGTAAACCTAACAGCAATGTTAACGATTCAGAAAGCGTTCCCTGGCGTTACCATTGGATACTCAGATCATACGTTAGGTATTGAAACTCCCATTGCCGCAGTGGCGATTGGAGCAAAAGTTATCGAAAAACATTTTACTCTAGATAACAAAATGGAAGGCCCAGACCACAAAGCTAGTCTAGAGCCTCATGAACTGTCGGATATGGTAACCGCGATTCGCAACATAGAAAAAGCCATGGGATCCGGTTGGAAAGTACCAACCAAAACGGAAAAAGCGAACCGAGATATTGTCAGAAAAAGCATTATTGCAGGCAAGGTGATATCAGCAGGACAAGTTATCTCAGCCGATATGCTAGAAATCAAGCGCCCCGGCAACGGCATTTCTCCAACACGATGGGATGAAGTCGTTAATTCAATCGCGAAGAAAGATTACCAAGTTGGAGAGCTGATCTGA